One genomic segment of Pedosphaera parvula Ellin514 includes these proteins:
- a CDS encoding response regulator, whose amino-acid sequence MIMDNCDDDRFLLQRSLRTHPDLKVIGEMDQGDTVLDYLAGKGPFADRARHPIPDVLLVDAVMPQKGAVEILRWLQDHPMPQLTVFVLSGSVFHEECQQLVDMGAKACYEKTGDLDLLNAIVDEIDTFSHTGRFDRSKAPKSFIQGRDARF is encoded by the coding sequence ATGATAATGGATAATTGCGATGACGATCGCTTTTTATTGCAACGGTCATTGCGGACCCACCCGGATTTGAAGGTGATTGGTGAGATGGATCAGGGAGATACAGTATTAGATTATCTCGCTGGCAAAGGTCCGTTTGCTGATCGCGCACGCCATCCGATTCCCGATGTATTACTGGTCGATGCGGTTATGCCTCAAAAAGGTGCCGTCGAGATTTTGCGGTGGTTACAGGATCATCCCATGCCACAGTTGACTGTGTTTGTACTTTCCGGTTCTGTCTTTCATGAGGAGTGCCAGCAGCTGGTGGATATGGGTGCCAAGGCATGCTATGAGAAAACGGGTGATTTGGATTTGCTCAATGCCATTGTCGATGAAATTGATACTTTCAGTCACACCGGCCGGTTTGATCGTTCGAAGGCTCCGAAGAGTTTTATCCAGGGCCGCGACGCTCGTTTCTGA
- a CDS encoding VIT1/CCC1 transporter family protein, whose protein sequence is MPMTPHTEQHFTAGDTVRDIVIGMSDGLTVPFALAAGLTGAISQTHLIVTAGFAEIAAGSIAMGLGGYLAARGDAEHYAHEQAREEQEIVNIPEAEAQEVREIFETYGLSAEECATVVESLRRRPKDWVAFMMRFELGLERPEPGRAWKSALTIALAYIVGGIIPLSSYIILPNAHSALRLSVAVTLAALAVFGGIKGRFTGVPVLRSALQTTVIGGLAAAAAFGIARWIG, encoded by the coding sequence ATGCCAATGACACCACATACTGAGCAGCACTTCACGGCTGGTGACACGGTCCGGGATATTGTCATCGGCATGTCTGATGGGTTGACCGTGCCCTTCGCGCTGGCGGCGGGGTTGACGGGGGCCATTTCCCAGACTCATCTCATCGTGACGGCAGGGTTTGCTGAGATTGCGGCGGGTTCGATAGCGATGGGGCTGGGCGGCTATCTGGCGGCGCGCGGCGATGCGGAGCATTACGCGCATGAGCAGGCGCGTGAGGAGCAGGAGATTGTAAACATCCCGGAGGCGGAGGCGCAGGAGGTGCGTGAGATTTTCGAGACTTACGGTCTTTCCGCCGAGGAGTGCGCCACGGTGGTGGAATCGCTCCGACGGCGGCCAAAGGACTGGGTGGCGTTCATGATGCGCTTCGAGCTTGGCCTGGAGCGGCCCGAACCCGGACGCGCGTGGAAGAGTGCATTGACGATTGCGCTTGCTTACATCGTCGGCGGCATCATTCCGCTCAGCTCATATATCATACTTCCGAATGCGCACAGTGCTTTGCGGTTGTCCGTGGCAGTGACTTTGGCGGCGCTCGCCGTCTTCGGTGGCATCAAGGGGCGCTTTACTGGGGTGCCGGTTCTGCGGAGTGCGCTTCAGACTACTGTCATTGGTGGCCTTGCGGCAGCGGCGGCATTTGGTATCGCGCGGTGGATTGGGTGA
- a CDS encoding alginate lyase family protein — protein sequence MTRPTHVARGEIGVVGRSYNHIELGKEAVSAPMVGMRNIFCGMMRLLVVVLFIVAGVVRPAASAPVPDPGPRLSDVEFFALLDLSRPDLAEVKKSVAGSDWTAARHALAEHMRTRPLPHWQIDPRGVGHDAKSNEPDAEKALKHLVNSQGIEWQFGETIDWAFNPTTQPDSKWPRNNEWTWQFNRHEQWLALAKAYYATGDEKYAQEFVAELNSWVHDCPVPLAAVQNGPFSRWRTIEAGIRAGTVWPEIFPRVLSAKSFDDAAVVLMLKSFVDHAEYLMKFHTTGNWLTMEANGLYHVGALFPEFKDAQLWRDTAAERLDHELDVQVYPDGAQIELAPGYHGIALRNFSGPVELVSMTGFQPPKDYLPKLEKMFSYLLFSMQPDRRMPPLNDSGASSIVVGMRPGARYFPQREDFLWVATNGKEGKPPMETSHVFPYAGQFIMRSGWDADARWLCMDGGPFGYGHQHEDKLSVILTAYGQPLLVEGGAYIYDASEWRQYVLSSRAHNVVMVDGLEQARRHEPKETFVVKNPLPQVWESNDVFDHAASRYDEGWGAESLHPIRQTRHVFFLKPDVFIIADELESMDGKPHDCEALFHLNAPDATVDGLRVTTQNAGPNLTVMAYGADGVKIVKGQKEPVVQGWLPDSSAGYGGIKAIPTAIYRKSVGGKVTVVYVLYPSAKAAACPVTEVKLAGETLTVRFNQGAEKTVKFRPFPGL from the coding sequence GTGACGCGCCCTACCCACGTGGCTCGTGGTGAGATTGGAGTCGTGGGGCGCTCCTACAATCACATTGAGCTTGGCAAAGAGGCTGTATCAGCTCCAATGGTGGGTATGCGTAATATTTTTTGCGGGATGATGCGCTTGCTGGTCGTTGTGCTTTTTATTGTCGCCGGGGTGGTGCGACCGGCGGCTTCGGCGCCAGTGCCTGATCCGGGTCCGAGGCTCTCGGATGTGGAATTCTTTGCGCTGCTCGATTTGTCCCGTCCGGATTTGGCCGAGGTGAAAAAGAGTGTTGCCGGGTCTGATTGGACGGCGGCACGTCATGCGCTGGCGGAACATATGCGGACGCGTCCGCTGCCGCATTGGCAGATTGATCCGCGCGGAGTTGGCCACGATGCGAAATCCAATGAACCGGATGCAGAGAAGGCGTTGAAGCATCTGGTCAACAGCCAGGGTATTGAATGGCAGTTTGGGGAGACCATTGATTGGGCATTCAACCCGACGACGCAGCCTGATTCCAAGTGGCCACGCAATAATGAGTGGACCTGGCAGTTCAACCGGCACGAACAATGGCTGGCGTTGGCGAAGGCTTATTACGCCACGGGCGATGAAAAGTATGCACAGGAGTTTGTGGCGGAGTTGAACAGTTGGGTTCACGACTGTCCGGTGCCGCTGGCCGCGGTTCAGAATGGGCCGTTTTCCCGCTGGCGCACGATCGAAGCGGGCATTCGTGCCGGCACGGTTTGGCCGGAAATTTTTCCGCGTGTGCTATCGGCGAAGTCCTTTGATGATGCGGCGGTGGTATTGATGCTAAAGAGCTTTGTCGATCATGCCGAGTATTTGATGAAGTTCCACACTACCGGCAACTGGCTGACCATGGAAGCCAACGGGCTTTATCATGTGGGCGCGCTCTTCCCGGAATTCAAGGATGCCCAGCTCTGGCGCGACACGGCCGCCGAACGGCTGGATCACGAACTCGATGTGCAGGTTTATCCCGATGGCGCACAAATCGAACTGGCTCCGGGTTATCACGGAATTGCACTCAGAAATTTTAGCGGCCCGGTGGAGCTCGTTTCGATGACCGGGTTTCAACCGCCCAAGGATTATCTGCCGAAGTTGGAGAAAATGTTCAGCTATTTGCTCTTCTCGATGCAGCCCGATCGAAGGATGCCGCCGTTGAATGATTCGGGGGCCAGCAGCATTGTAGTTGGGATGAGACCAGGGGCGCGGTATTTTCCGCAACGGGAAGATTTTCTCTGGGTTGCGACGAACGGCAAGGAAGGGAAGCCGCCGATGGAAACGTCCCACGTTTTTCCTTACGCGGGTCAGTTCATCATGCGGAGTGGCTGGGATGCCGATGCACGCTGGCTTTGCATGGACGGTGGGCCGTTTGGGTATGGTCATCAGCATGAAGATAAATTGAGCGTCATCCTCACTGCTTACGGCCAGCCGCTGCTCGTGGAGGGCGGCGCTTATATTTATGATGCGAGCGAATGGCGGCAATATGTGCTGAGCAGCCGTGCTCATAACGTGGTGATGGTGGATGGCCTGGAGCAGGCGCGTCGTCATGAACCCAAAGAGACTTTTGTCGTAAAGAATCCCCTGCCCCAGGTTTGGGAGAGCAATGATGTTTTTGATCATGCTGCCAGCCGATATGACGAGGGTTGGGGCGCGGAATCTCTTCACCCGATAAGGCAGACGCGGCATGTGTTTTTTCTTAAGCCGGATGTGTTCATCATTGCGGATGAACTGGAGTCGATGGATGGCAAACCGCACGATTGCGAGGCGTTGTTTCATCTCAATGCACCGGACGCCACCGTGGACGGCCTGCGTGTCACCACACAAAATGCCGGTCCGAATCTGACGGTCATGGCTTACGGTGCGGATGGTGTGAAAATTGTCAAAGGCCAGAAAGAGCCGGTGGTGCAAGGCTGGTTGCCGGATTCATCCGCTGGTTATGGGGGCATCAAAGCGATTCCGACGGCCATCTATCGTAAGAGTGTGGGGGGCAAAGTGACGGTGGTGTATGTTCTTTATCCATCAGCCAAAGCGGCGGCATGTCCGGTAACGGAAGTTAAACTGGCCGGGGAGACGTTGACGGTTCGGTTCAATCAGGGGGCGGAGAAGACGGTTAAGTTTCGGCCGTTTCCCGGGTTGTAG
- a CDS encoding BON domain-containing protein, protein MKTPTKLMGLAAALVLIAGCSRSAETTASSDASRDTTVANAPATNALSPTSRELDSKNRVYPDAANSTNAADTSSLKAADNTGKNVRDRDNATLTPGDQGKSESDREITRNIRRAITKNDQLSTEAKNIKIITVDGKVTLRGPVKSDQELKTISDVVQNVANGAAVDNQLEVKTDSSAK, encoded by the coding sequence ATGAAAACACCAACCAAATTGATGGGCCTCGCGGCCGCCTTGGTCCTTATTGCCGGCTGTAGTCGCAGTGCCGAAACCACCGCCAGCAGCGATGCTAGTAGGGACACCACCGTCGCCAACGCTCCCGCGACGAATGCCCTCTCACCCACCTCGCGCGAACTCGATTCCAAGAATCGCGTCTATCCCGATGCTGCGAATTCCACAAATGCGGCTGACACCAGCTCGCTGAAGGCAGCGGATAATACGGGTAAAAACGTGCGCGACCGTGACAACGCCACGCTCACCCCCGGTGACCAGGGCAAGAGCGAATCCGACCGCGAAATCACCCGCAACATCCGTCGTGCCATCACCAAAAACGACCAACTCTCCACGGAAGCCAAAAACATCAAGATCATCACCGTTGATGGCAAGGTGACCTTGCGCGGCCCGGTGAAGAGCGACCAGGAGCTGAAGACCATCTCCGACGTTGTGCAAAACGTCGCTAACGGCGCCGCCGTGGATAATCAATTGGAAGTCAAGACCGACAGCAGCGCTAAATAA
- a CDS encoding REP-associated tyrosine transposase, with product MAHYTSDMELPLRKKLPHAIPQWVPEASWFFITIKCAPPGKNQFCRADTGDSVLAAIKHNHDKLAWHCRICLLMPDHLHAILAFPPEPGMKTTIKNWKKYVAGRHGVDWQRDFFDHRLRDHHELDEKTRYILMNPVRKGLCKRVEDWRWVYCPKDRSMP from the coding sequence ATGGCTCACTACACTTCGGACATGGAATTACCTCTCCGCAAAAAGTTGCCGCATGCCATTCCACAGTGGGTTCCTGAAGCGAGTTGGTTTTTCATCACGATTAAATGCGCACCCCCTGGAAAAAATCAGTTTTGCCGGGCGGATACCGGGGACAGCGTCCTAGCCGCGATAAAACACAATCACGACAAACTGGCCTGGCATTGCAGGATCTGTTTATTAATGCCTGACCATCTGCATGCGATTCTTGCGTTTCCACCCGAGCCAGGAATGAAAACCACGATCAAAAACTGGAAGAAATACGTGGCTGGAAGGCACGGCGTGGATTGGCAACGCGACTTTTTTGATCATCGCCTGCGCGACCATCATGAACTGGATGAAAAGACCCGTTACATTCTAATGAACCCGGTGCGCAAAGGTTTGTGTAAACGCGTGGAGGATTGGAGATGGGTTTATTGTCCCAAGGATCGGTCGATGCCATGA